The following are encoded together in the bacterium genome:
- a CDS encoding DUF4215 domain-containing protein, with translation MPRFLPLTTALALLLAVVAAAPAATLVLDHETPGAAWDGIVDGFPGLVPKDGNPDFGQNPLSVVLKGDVTEVRSVMEFPLASLADVAADDIVAVTLRFNVDDVLSTLGPGTELSGKAASSIRVYFYAGDGVALTSDFKNTNEGFTTVSIGGNITDATLKQTGAVFFEVDARARLVQALAEGSTHLGVLWRTTDSPTGTSLDDGRGGSASGEPSETSAGSKMPQLIIEVNEQPPPGCGNGVPDPGETCDDGNTDDGDCCSRRCQLESAGSACSDGDACTTGDVCDGAGVCVPGGPTVCDDGSICTADACDPATGCTNTPTNEGESCDDGSVCTTGDACTTGVCFGTPITGTCDDGNACTSGDVCTGGICVGEPLCGNGVVEPSCDEECDDGNRVSVDGCSDVCRYDSLLGGTKPMECLVSIAFGLPVRDGSGNIATKQICTDNDPACDADPTEGVCGFDVGVCLGVADARLPACSATPSLAPAVRKPGRSKRDRANRERLDAALASVSSPGCTAPVRIDVPLRKKGKKLRPGKTKLVVRAKPAGGKPDKDTVVLGCLPAS, from the coding sequence ATGCCTCGCTTCCTCCCGCTCACCACCGCGCTCGCGCTGCTCCTCGCCGTCGTCGCCGCTGCGCCGGCGGCGACACTGGTTCTCGACCACGAGACACCCGGAGCCGCCTGGGACGGGATCGTCGACGGCTTCCCCGGGCTGGTCCCGAAGGACGGCAATCCCGACTTCGGCCAGAACCCGCTCTCGGTGGTGCTAAAGGGCGACGTGACCGAGGTGCGCTCCGTCATGGAGTTCCCGCTCGCGTCCCTCGCCGACGTGGCGGCGGACGACATCGTGGCCGTGACGCTGCGCTTCAACGTGGACGACGTGCTCTCCACGCTCGGCCCCGGCACCGAGCTGAGCGGGAAGGCCGCGAGCAGCATCCGCGTCTACTTCTATGCCGGGGACGGCGTCGCGCTGACGTCGGACTTCAAGAACACGAACGAGGGATTCACGACGGTGAGCATCGGCGGGAACATCACCGACGCCACCCTGAAGCAGACGGGTGCCGTGTTCTTCGAGGTCGATGCCCGCGCCCGGCTGGTGCAGGCGCTGGCCGAGGGCAGCACGCACCTCGGCGTCCTCTGGCGCACGACCGACAGCCCCACCGGCACCTCGCTCGACGACGGCCGGGGCGGCTCGGCGTCGGGTGAGCCGAGCGAGACGTCCGCCGGCTCGAAGATGCCGCAGCTCATCATCGAGGTGAACGAGCAGCCCCCGCCGGGTTGCGGCAACGGCGTCCCCGATCCCGGCGAGACCTGCGACGACGGCAACACCGACGACGGGGACTGCTGCAGCCGCCGCTGCCAGCTCGAGAGCGCCGGCAGCGCGTGCAGCGACGGCGACGCCTGCACCACCGGCGACGTCTGCGACGGCGCCGGCGTCTGCGTCCCCGGCGGCCCGACCGTGTGCGACGACGGCAGCATCTGCACCGCGGACGCGTGCGATCCCGCGACCGGCTGCACGAACACGCCCACCAACGAGGGCGAGAGCTGCGACGACGGCAGCGTCTGCACCACCGGCGACGCCTGCACCACGGGCGTGTGCTTCGGCACGCCGATCACCGGCACGTGCGACGACGGCAACGCCTGCACCAGCGGCGACGTCTGCACGGGAGGCATCTGCGTCGGCGAGCCGCTGTGCGGCAACGGCGTGGTCGAGCCGTCCTGCGACGAGGAGTGCGACGACGGCAACCGCGTCTCGGTGGACGGCTGCTCGGACGTCTGCCGCTACGACTCGCTGCTCGGCGGCACCAAGCCGATGGAGTGCCTCGTGAGCATCGCCTTCGGCCTGCCCGTGCGTGACGGGTCGGGCAACATCGCCACGAAGCAGATCTGCACCGACAACGATCCCGCCTGCGACGCCGATCCCACCGAGGGCGTCTGCGGCTTCGACGTCGGCGTGTGCCTCGGCGTCGCCGATGCGCGGCTGCCGGCCTGCTCGGCCACGCCGAGCCTCGCGCCGGCGGTGCGCAAGCCGGGACGCTCGAAGCGCGATCGCGCGAACCGCGAGCGCCTCGACGCCGCGCTCGCGAGCGTCAGCTCGCCCGGCTGCACCGCGCCGGTGCGCATCGACGTGCCGCTGCGCAAGAAGGGGAAGAAGCTGCGCCCCGGCAAGACGAAGCTCGTCGTCCGCGCCAAGCCCGCCGGCGGCAAGCCGGACAAGGACACGGTAGTCCTCGGGTGCCTGCCGGCCTCTTGA
- a CDS encoding ChaN family lipoprotein, translating to MPRALPVLLAALVGVAACRAPRPPAPESTGPGVDAATWLRPRDRRATPGPDVLAQAARARIVLLGEHHDRMAHHRWQAQVIAGLLARRRHVVVGFEMFPRRAQPVLDRWIAGGLDAPRFLADVDWDRVWGFPARLYLPLFELARANRLPMVALNVERALVGRVAREGWEAIPDAEREGLGTPAPAAPAYAATLAETFGAHGHAADPDPAAARRFVEAQLTWDRALAEALAAAAAAYPDAVVVGVMGSGHLERGFGVPHQLAALGERDVVVLIPWDVERDCGRLAPDVADWVFGIAPSAEPAPPRLGIELAPGDGGVRVVRVEAGSVAAAAGLRPGDVIVAAAGAVTPQPSALRTIVEGLAPGTWLPLDVRRGGRTQTLVARFGPAS from the coding sequence ATGCCGCGCGCCCTCCCCGTCCTGCTCGCGGCGCTCGTCGGCGTCGCCGCCTGTCGGGCGCCGCGACCGCCCGCGCCCGAGTCGACGGGGCCCGGCGTCGACGCCGCCACGTGGCTCCGCCCGCGCGACCGTCGTGCGACGCCGGGCCCCGACGTCCTCGCGCAGGCGGCGCGGGCACGGATCGTCCTGCTCGGCGAGCACCACGACCGCATGGCGCACCATCGCTGGCAGGCCCAGGTGATCGCAGGCCTGCTGGCGCGACGGCGGCACGTCGTCGTCGGCTTCGAGATGTTCCCACGGCGCGCGCAGCCGGTCCTCGATCGCTGGATCGCAGGCGGGCTCGACGCCCCGAGGTTCCTCGCCGACGTCGACTGGGATCGCGTCTGGGGATTCCCGGCTCGGCTCTACCTGCCGCTCTTCGAGCTGGCGCGCGCGAACCGCCTGCCGATGGTGGCCCTCAACGTCGAGCGCGCGCTCGTCGGCCGCGTCGCGCGCGAGGGCTGGGAGGCGATCCCCGACGCCGAGCGCGAGGGTCTCGGGACGCCCGCCCCTGCGGCGCCGGCCTACGCCGCGACGCTGGCGGAGACGTTCGGCGCGCACGGACACGCGGCCGACCCCGATCCCGCCGCGGCCCGGCGCTTCGTCGAAGCCCAGCTCACCTGGGACCGGGCCCTCGCCGAAGCGCTCGCCGCGGCCGCCGCCGCATATCCCGACGCCGTCGTGGTCGGCGTCATGGGCAGCGGCCATCTCGAGCGCGGCTTCGGCGTGCCGCACCAGCTCGCCGCCCTGGGCGAGCGCGACGTGGTCGTACTGATCCCCTGGGACGTCGAGCGCGACTGCGGGCGGCTCGCGCCCGACGTCGCCGACTGGGTCTTCGGCATCGCCCCTAGCGCCGAGCCGGCGCCGCCGCGGCTCGGCATCGAGCTGGCGCCGGGCGACGGCGGCGTACGCGTCGTGCGCGTGGAGGCAGGCAGCGTCGCGGCGGCGGCCGGCCTGCGGCCGGGCGACGTGATCGTCGCGGCGGCCGGCGCCGTGACGCCGCAGCCGAGCGCCTTGCGCACGATCGTCGAGGGCCTGGCCCCGGGAACGTGGCTGCCGCTCGACGTACGGCGCGGCGGGCGCACGCAGACGCTCGTCGCGCGCTTCGGGCCGGCGTCGTGA
- a CDS encoding helix-turn-helix transcriptional regulator, which translates to MKRNIDWIFFARASDHAARTASASPAAARTRTPLKLKTNFSIDAGPMPPWSFARSTVARLSQALRCRDAAEVLGAGRIASTALARAHTDVRAAARAAASMVEAILLAPDAELPAAVRARLEAASRDLAALEGDCADGGLASLAARLDDVWADLARLVAAPVEMRPRVDDAVQDYLARHLDGQVTLGELARALGYSPSHVSTVIRRVTGERFTALRRNIQLDRACFLLRRGTSVKEAALAAGFADPAYFSRVFARRFGMPPSRWATAPR; encoded by the coding sequence ATGAAACGGAACATCGATTGGATTTTCTTCGCCCGGGCGTCCGACCACGCAGCCCGCACGGCATCCGCCTCTCCGGCCGCGGCCCGTACAAGAACACCGTTGAAACTGAAAACCAATTTCAGTATTGATGCCGGGCCCATGCCGCCCTGGAGCTTCGCGCGCTCGACCGTCGCTCGCCTGTCGCAGGCTCTGCGCTGCCGCGACGCCGCCGAGGTACTCGGCGCGGGTCGCATCGCTTCCACCGCCCTGGCCCGCGCGCACACCGATGTGCGCGCCGCGGCCCGCGCCGCAGCGTCCATGGTCGAGGCGATCCTCCTTGCGCCCGACGCCGAGCTTCCCGCGGCCGTGCGCGCGCGGCTCGAAGCCGCGAGCCGCGACCTCGCCGCGCTCGAGGGCGATTGCGCAGACGGCGGGCTCGCCTCCCTGGCGGCGCGGCTCGACGACGTCTGGGCCGACCTCGCCCGGCTCGTGGCTGCGCCGGTCGAGATGCGTCCCCGGGTCGACGACGCCGTGCAGGACTACCTCGCGCGCCACCTGGACGGCCAGGTGACGCTGGGTGAGCTGGCACGCGCGCTCGGCTACAGCCCGAGTCACGTCTCGACGGTCATCCGCCGGGTCACGGGCGAGCGCTTCACCGCCCTGCGCCGCAACATCCAGCTCGACCGCGCCTGCTTCCTGCTCCGCCGCGGCACCTCGGTGAAGGAGGCCGCGCTCGCCGCCGGCTTCGCCGACCCGGCGTACTTCAGCCGCGTCTTCGCCCGTCGCTTCGGCATGCCGCCGAGCCGCTGGGCCACCGCCCCACGCTGA